CCGGTCGCGAATACCTTCCAGGTCCTTGAACTGGGTGTAGACCTTCGCCACATCGGAAGGCGCAATGTGCCACGACACGGACACCTTGAGCTCAGCTGATTGCTGATCCTTGCTGTAGGCCTGCAGATCGTCGTACGACGTGACCTGGCTCTGGGTACTGATCAGGCGGACCGATTCGATAAAGGGCGTCTTGAACGACAGCCCCGGCTCAACCACCCCGACCAGTGCGCCGTTACGCAGGAGCACGCCGCGCTCGGTTTCATCAACCGTGTACCAACTGCCAAAGAAGACACACAACAGGGCCACGCCGATAATGGCTGCGCTGATCGAACCGATGGTTTTACTGGTCACTTTACTTTCCTTGAGTGGTTTAGGAGATGGCATGCACTGTTTCCTTTGTGAAGACCGTCACTGTTTTTTCAAACGCCAGACACGAAAAAGCCCTGACAAGTCAGGGCTTTAACATTCAAATATGGCGGAGGCGATGGGATTCGAACTCATGGACCTGTTACAGTCGACGGTTTTCAAGACCGTTGCCTTAAACCACTCGGCCACACCTCCGTATTGCGTTGCGGGCGCCATAATACCCGAATGAAACACACTGTCAAACTCTCTACGTAGCTTGTTACAGAGCGTCTGTTATGATCCTTGCCACTGAATGTTTCAAAACCGGAGGAGTGTCGCCATGCGCGAACAGGATTACGCAGTGAACAACAGCGTGCAGGCTGAGCAGCTAGAAGTTAGCCGCGTCCTGCGCAACACTTATGGCCTGTTGGCACTCACGCTCGCTTTCAGCGGTGTGATGGCCTACGTCGCACAACAGATGCGTGTCGGTTACCCGAACATCTTCGTTGTGCTGATCGGTTTCTACGGCCTTTTCTTCCTCACCAACAAGCTTCGTGATTCGGCCTGGGGCCTGGTTTCGGCTTTCGCCCTGACCGGTTTCATGGGCTTCCTGCTCGGCCCGATCCTCAATCGCTACCTGCAAATGCAGGGCGGCGCCGAAGTGGTCAGCTCGGCGTTCGCCATGACCGCCCTGGTGTTTGGCGGCCTGTCGGCCTACGTGCTGATCTCCCGCAAGGACATGAGCTTCCTGAGCGGTTTCATCACCGCCGGTTTCTTCGTGTTGCTGGGTGCGGTAGTGGCCAGCTTCTTCTTCCAGATCAGCGGCCTGCAACTGGCGATCAGCGCCGGCTTCGTGCTGTTCTCGTCGGTCTGCATCCTTTACCAGACCAGCGCGATCATTCATGGTGGCGAGCGTAACTACATCATGGCGACCATCAGCCTGTATGTATCGATCTACAACCTGTTTGTCAGCTTGCTGCAGTTGTTCGGGTTGATGGGGCGTGATGACTGATATTGCCAGAATGCCTGGTGAGCTGTTGATTTGAGAGACGGCGCTTTTCCGAAAGGAGGGCGCCGTTTTTTTTGGTGTGGTGGTTTGTGTGCATATCCGTTTCTTCGGTATCGGCTGCTGGCGGTTCCGCTCTTACAGCGGGTCACTTTTTTCAGACGCCAAAAAAGTAACCAAAAAGGCTTTGCGGTATGACTCACCCACATGGGTTACAAATCAGTTCACTCACATAGGTAACAGTTTTTAACTGGCAGGGTCGGTTTTCGAGGATCTGACCATGCCATGGCGAGAGCTGAAACCTATGGACCTGAAACTGCTGTTCATTGCGGACTTCATCAAAGGCCCGCCCAGCTTCAGTGCGCTTTGCCAAGCCTACGAGATCAGCCGCAAGACTGGCTATAAATGGGTCGAGCGGTATGAGAGGGAAGGGCCCGCCGGACTGGAAGAACATAGCCGTCGTCGGCTTACCCAGGAATGGGTAGTGCCGCTGGCTGTCCGTGAGGCGATCATTGAGTTACGCGGTCGGGGTGAGACAGAGCCTGGCCCCAAGAAAATTCAGGCGGCTTTGCTCGAGCGTTTTCCTGACCAGGCGCCGCCATCAAAGACGTCGATCTACAACATCCTAAAGAAAGCTGAGCTGGTCAAACCACGCCGATTGCGTCAACGAGTGGCGGTTTATCCCAAACCACTGCAGAAAGCAGAGGCTCCCAACCAGCTATTCAGCGCCGATTACAAAGGCCAATTCCTGACAGGTGCGGGCGTCTGGTGCTATCCATTGACGATCATGGACCATGCCAGTCGTTTCTTGCTCGCTTGCCACAGCATGGCTAGCACCAATTTCCAGGAAACCCAGGCGGTGTTTACTCAGGTGTTTCGTGAACATGGTCTGCCGGAGCGCATTCGTACCGACAATGGTGTTCCGTTTGCGAGCAAAGGGCGTGCGGGCCTTTCCCAGTTGTCCATCTGGTGGTTGCGTCTAGGGATCATTCCCGAGCGGATCGCCCCCGGCAGGCCGGAGCAAAATGGCCGACATGAACGTATGCATCGAACGTTGAAAAGCACTCTTCCGTCACCCCCTGCAGTAGCGTGGGAGGCTCAACAACGGCACTTTGATCGTTTCAGGCAACATTACAACTATGAGCGTTTGCACGAGGCTCTTAATCAGAAGACACCCGCGTCCTGCTATGAGCCTTCGTCCCGCCAATATCCCGAGAAGCTTCCCGAGATGACCTACCCGAGCCATATCGATAGCCTCCAAGCGGACTGCTCGGGCATCGTCAATCGTCGTGGTGTAAGGATCTACGTCGGCTATGTGCTCAAGCACCAGACCATTGGACTGGAGCAAATAGAGGACGGGATCTGGGATGTTATCTTCGGTCCAATCATCCTTGGACGGATTGATGTAAGAGATGCCATTGATGGCTACGTGACACTCCGGGTGTTACCTATGTGAGTGCACTTTTTTGTAACCCATGTGGGTGATCCGTATATTGCCCCACCACTCGGCACCTCGCCTAGGCTCGGTGTTCCCTCACTCCGGCCTTGCTCCGTGGGCCCGCCGCGATGGGCCATCCATGGCCCTGCGCGGCTATCCCGGCATCCATGCCGGGATGCCCACTCCACAAGGCCTGCGTTCGGCCAGCGTGGTTTAACGGGGCGCAAAGATCAAGATCAAGATCAAAATCAAAGTCGAAAGCAGAGCAAGAACTGGGGCATCTGCCACCTGTGGCTGCGCCACTGCTATCCGAGCAAGCTCCACACTGGATTTTCATTAGCCACAACACTGACATGGACCAAAGAACCCTGTGGGAGCGAGCTTGCTCGCGAAGAGGCCAGTACATCCAACATCATCATTGGCTGTTACATCGCCTTCGCGAGCAAGCTCGCTCCCACAGGGGAACCAGGTCGGCCACCACCAACGAAGCTCACTCCATCGGCGGCAATCGCCGCTTCACCGGCGTCTTCTTGACAATTGCCGTATTGGTCTCCGCAAGCACATTCAACTTGTCCAGCAACACATCCAACTGTTCCATCGATCGTACATGCAGCCGTGCGATGAAACAGTCCTCGCCCGTCACCTTGTCGCACTCGGTAAATTCACCGATGGCCTGGATCTGTCGCTCCACCTCCTGCAACTGCCCCGCCAGCGGACGAATCCGCACGATGGCCTGTAGCTGATAACCAAAACACTTCGGATCGACCTCAACCGTGTAGCCCCTGAGCACGCCACGTTCTTCGAGTCGTCGCAGGCGCTCGGCTACGCTGGGGGACGACAGGCCGCTCAGGTTCGCCAAGGCCTTGAGCGAACGCCGGGAGTCTTCCATCAAGGCGCTGATGAGGATTTGATCGATGTCGTCAGTCATTTCGGCTCCGTTAGGCAAATACGTGAAGCTGCCTTGATAAAAAAGGTGGAAAGCCAGTTTAGCCTTTTCCAAGCCATGGAGAAGCGGCCCGGTGGATGGGCATACTGTGCTCACTTGACGAAGGAGCCCGAAGATGGACAAGACCTTACGCCGCGGTTCGCTCGAAATGACCGCCGCCATGCTGATTTCCGGAACCATAGGCTGGTTCGTGCTGGTCTCGGGCCAGCCTGTGCTGGATGTGGTGTTCTGGCGTTGCGTGTTTGGCGCCGGCACGCTGCTGTTGATTTGCGCGGGCCTTGGCTTCTTGCGCCGGGACATTCTGACACGCACGACTTTCCTGCTGGCGGTGCTCAGCGGCGTGGCAATCGTCGGTAACTGGGTCTTGTTGTTCGCGTCCTATTCCCGCGCTTCGATTGCTATCGGTACGGCGGTGTACAACGTCCAGCCATTCATGTTGGTGGGGCTGGCGGCGTTGTTCCTGGGGGAGAAAATCACGGCGCAGAAACTGTTCTGGCTGGCGGTTTCGTTTCTCGGGATGCTGGCGATCGTCAGCGCCCATGGCGAACAAGGGCAGGGGGGCGGGAATTATCTGGTGGGTATTGCCTTGGCGCTTGGGGCGGCACTGTTGTACGCCGTTGCGGCGCTGATCATCAAGCGCCTGACGGGCACGCCACCGCACCTGATCGCGCTGATCCAGGTGAGCACCGGGGTATTGCTGCTGGCGCCATGGGCGAATTTCTCGGCGCTACCACAGCAGCCAGAGGCCTGGGCCAGCCTGGTGGCTTTGGGCATGATTCACACGGGCGTGATGTACGTGCTGTTGTACAGCGCGATCCAACGGTTGCCGACTGCCGTGACGGGCGCGCTGTCCTTTATCTACCCGATCGCGGCGATCTTCGTCGACTGGTTCGCCTTCGGCCATCGTCTCGAACCGCTGCAATGGCTGGGCGTGGCGGCGATCCTGCTGGCGGCTGCCGGCATGCAGCAGGGCTGGGGCCTCAAGTGGCGCCGCGCAGCCCTGTCCTGAACAACGGAGGCGGGTCAGAAGATGTAATCGGTGGTCAGGAAGTTTGAATCCCGTTCCCGGATGATGTCGCTGATCAATGCCTTGTTGTTCTCCTGGAACTTGGTCGCCACCAATGTGCGGATCGAAAAGGTGCGCAGGGCATCGTGCACCGACAACGTGCCTTCGGCGGAGTTTTTCCGGCCATTGAACGGGAAGGTGTCGGGGCCGCGCTGGCACTGGGCGTTGATGTTGATGCGCCCGACCTGGTTGGCAAAGGTGTCCACCAGCTTGCCGACTTCGGCCGGGTTGGTGCCGAAGATGCTCAGTTGCTGGCCGAAGTCCGACTCCAGTACGTAGTCGACCACGGTGTTGAGGTCGCGGTACGGCACGATGGGCACCACCGGGCCGAACTGTTCTTCGTGATAGACCCGCATCGCCGTGTTCACCGGGTAGAGCACGGCCGGATAGAAGAACGAAGCCCTGGATTCTCCGCCGTGCTGGTTCATGACACCCGCGCCTTTGGCGATCGCATCGGCCACCAGCGAATGCAAATAATCGACCTTGCCGGCTTCCGGCAAGGGTGTCAGGGCCACGCCATCTTCCCAAGGCATCCCGGGTTTCAAAGCGGCAAGCTTGGCATTGAATTTCTCGATGAATGCCGGGGCGACGTCTTCGTGAACAAACAGAATCTTCAGTGCCGTGCAGCGTTGGCCGTTGAATGACAGCGAACCGGTCAGCGCCTCGCTGACGGCGTTATCCAGGTCGACATCACGCAGCACCAGGCCGGGATTTTTTGCATCCAGCCCAAGGGCGGCACGCAGGCGATGTGGGCGCGGATGAAGTTTCTTGAGGTCGCTGGCGGCTTTGTTGGTGCCGATGAACGCGAAGATGTCGATCTTGCCACTGGCCATCAGCGCGCTGACGGTTTCTCGCCCACTGCCGTAGATCACATTGATGACCCCGGCCGGAAAGCTGTCGCGGAAGGCTTCCAGCAACGGACGGATCAGCAGCACGCCAAGCTTGGCCGGCTTGAATACCACGGTGTTGCCCATGATCAGCGCGGGAATCAGCGTGGTAAAGGTTTCGTTCAGCGGATAGTTGTAAGGGCCCATGCACAGGGCAACGCCCAGGGGGACGCGTCGGATCTGTCCAAGAGTGTCCTGTTCCAGTTCGAAGCGGCTGGAGCGACGGTCCAGTTCCTTGAGGGCATTGATGGTGTCGACGATGTAGTCGCAGGTGCGGTCGAATTCTTTCTGGGAGTCCTTCAGGTTCTTGCCGATCTCCCACATCAGTAGCTTGACCACGGCTTCACGTTGTTCGCGCATGCGCGCCAGGAAGGTTTCGACATGACGGATGCGTTCGGCGACGCGCATCGTCGGCCATGTGCCTTGGCCGCGATCATAGGCCCGGACGGCGGCGTCGAGCGCGGTGAGTGCTGTCTCGGCATCCAGCAGCGGTGTGCTGCCGAGGATGACCTGCTCATCGCCACCGGGGCTTGCCAGGTAAACC
This genomic interval from Pseudomonas alvandae contains the following:
- a CDS encoding NADP-dependent glyceraldehyde-3-phosphate dehydrogenase, giving the protein MTTANLLSDLFPSATDIPPAYRLGDPVEQREYLVDGVLRTWQGPLATVRSPVYLASPGGDEQVILGSTPLLDAETALTALDAAVRAYDRGQGTWPTMRVAERIRHVETFLARMREQREAVVKLLMWEIGKNLKDSQKEFDRTCDYIVDTINALKELDRRSSRFELEQDTLGQIRRVPLGVALCMGPYNYPLNETFTTLIPALIMGNTVVFKPAKLGVLLIRPLLEAFRDSFPAGVINVIYGSGRETVSALMASGKIDIFAFIGTNKAASDLKKLHPRPHRLRAALGLDAKNPGLVLRDVDLDNAVSEALTGSLSFNGQRCTALKILFVHEDVAPAFIEKFNAKLAALKPGMPWEDGVALTPLPEAGKVDYLHSLVADAIAKGAGVMNQHGGESRASFFYPAVLYPVNTAMRVYHEEQFGPVVPIVPYRDLNTVVDYVLESDFGQQLSIFGTNPAEVGKLVDTFANQVGRININAQCQRGPDTFPFNGRKNSAEGTLSVHDALRTFSIRTLVATKFQENNKALISDIIRERDSNFLTTDYIF
- a CDS encoding integrase core domain-containing protein; this translates as MPWRELKPMDLKLLFIADFIKGPPSFSALCQAYEISRKTGYKWVERYEREGPAGLEEHSRRRLTQEWVVPLAVREAIIELRGRGETEPGPKKIQAALLERFPDQAPPSKTSIYNILKKAELVKPRRLRQRVAVYPKPLQKAEAPNQLFSADYKGQFLTGAGVWCYPLTIMDHASRFLLACHSMASTNFQETQAVFTQVFREHGLPERIRTDNGVPFASKGRAGLSQLSIWWLRLGIIPERIAPGRPEQNGRHERMHRTLKSTLPSPPAVAWEAQQRHFDRFRQHYNYERLHEALNQKTPASCYEPSSRQYPEKLPEMTYPSHIDSLQADCSGIVNRRGVRIYVGYVLKHQTIGLEQIEDGIWDVIFGPIILGRIDVRDAIDGYVTLRVLPM
- a CDS encoding DMT family transporter, giving the protein MDKTLRRGSLEMTAAMLISGTIGWFVLVSGQPVLDVVFWRCVFGAGTLLLICAGLGFLRRDILTRTTFLLAVLSGVAIVGNWVLLFASYSRASIAIGTAVYNVQPFMLVGLAALFLGEKITAQKLFWLAVSFLGMLAIVSAHGEQGQGGGNYLVGIALALGAALLYAVAALIIKRLTGTPPHLIALIQVSTGVLLLAPWANFSALPQQPEAWASLVALGMIHTGVMYVLLYSAIQRLPTAVTGALSFIYPIAAIFVDWFAFGHRLEPLQWLGVAAILLAAAGMQQGWGLKWRRAALS
- a CDS encoding Lrp/AsnC family transcriptional regulator, with the translated sequence MTDDIDQILISALMEDSRRSLKALANLSGLSSPSVAERLRRLEERGVLRGYTVEVDPKCFGYQLQAIVRIRPLAGQLQEVERQIQAIGEFTECDKVTGEDCFIARLHVRSMEQLDVLLDKLNVLAETNTAIVKKTPVKRRLPPME
- a CDS encoding Bax inhibitor-1/YccA family protein — encoded protein: MREQDYAVNNSVQAEQLEVSRVLRNTYGLLALTLAFSGVMAYVAQQMRVGYPNIFVVLIGFYGLFFLTNKLRDSAWGLVSAFALTGFMGFLLGPILNRYLQMQGGAEVVSSAFAMTALVFGGLSAYVLISRKDMSFLSGFITAGFFVLLGAVVASFFFQISGLQLAISAGFVLFSSVCILYQTSAIIHGGERNYIMATISLYVSIYNLFVSLLQLFGLMGRDD